Proteins encoded within one genomic window of Puniceicoccus vermicola:
- a CDS encoding LacI family DNA-binding transcriptional regulator, whose amino-acid sequence MGTVRKYTQKDIAKEANVHPSTVSLAMSNSPSLAKATRERIQTIAKKMGYQPDPFLSQLATYKHHGHDGIFRGTIAFLINRNPAEKTPNLRPYKKYLTGATKKAETYGYQLKVFDLDREKVSGSRLRQIMLARGVKGILLCPQPRGIERIDDFDFDDFSCVSFGYSLRSPRFHVVNSHQFHAAMLCMKKLIEAGCQRIGFAVPPFHDSRVDHNYLAGYLTNLSQNPQLPILPPFTGDSFSQRSFTEWFNQNKPDGLLTVPYRIPEFLKSMQVDTKLNCKVAITTLNESTNDWPGIDEDGESIAASAVDLIVSMIRRGEMGIPSKPASILLEGTWVGNESFGSNMDTSSDPSCSSPSKEKPKRKRNQIRKTKAT is encoded by the coding sequence AATAGTCCGAGCCTAGCCAAAGCAACGCGTGAGCGAATACAGACAATTGCAAAAAAAATGGGCTATCAGCCTGATCCCTTTCTGTCCCAACTAGCAACTTACAAGCACCACGGGCATGATGGGATTTTCAGGGGGACAATTGCATTCCTGATCAACCGGAATCCGGCCGAGAAAACACCCAACTTGCGCCCGTACAAGAAATATCTGACTGGGGCCACAAAAAAGGCGGAAACTTATGGCTACCAGCTCAAAGTTTTCGACTTAGATCGCGAGAAGGTATCCGGTTCCCGACTGAGGCAGATCATGCTAGCTCGTGGCGTAAAAGGCATCTTACTCTGCCCCCAACCACGCGGGATCGAACGTATTGACGACTTTGATTTCGATGACTTTTCTTGTGTCAGTTTTGGCTATAGTCTGCGCTCCCCCAGATTCCATGTAGTCAACAGCCACCAGTTTCACGCCGCGATGCTTTGCATGAAGAAACTGATCGAAGCGGGTTGTCAGCGCATTGGTTTTGCAGTTCCGCCATTTCATGACTCACGTGTCGATCACAACTACCTCGCGGGTTACTTGACCAATCTGTCACAAAACCCACAGCTCCCAATACTTCCCCCTTTCACCGGAGACAGTTTCTCACAACGCAGCTTCACGGAATGGTTCAATCAAAATAAACCCGATGGCCTGCTGACGGTTCCCTACCGCATACCAGAATTTTTGAAAAGTATGCAGGTCGACACAAAGTTGAACTGTAAAGTCGCGATTACCACACTCAACGAGTCCACCAACGACTGGCCAGGAATTGACGAGGACGGGGAGTCCATCGCAGCCTCCGCAGTTGACCTAATAGTATCAATGATCCGGCGCGGAGAAATGGGTATACCGTCCAAACCAGCGAGTATTCTCCTCGAAGGTACATGGGTGGGAAATGAAAGTTTCGGTTCAAACATGGACACGTCATCAGATCCAAGTTGTTCCAGTCCCAGTAAGGAAAAGCCAAAACGTAAACGAAACCAAATTCGTAAAACCAAGGCCACATAA
- a CDS encoding class I mannose-6-phosphate isomerase, with protein sequence MNICLPAFLEILPNRVRRNYCGGALLEQWTGEGSEGDSQRPEDWIASTVNAVNPGLPAVNNEGLTYVRLPNREIVRLSDLLATAPHHYLGAEHVNTYGLELGFLAKLLDSAMRLHVQAHPTSAFAQEKLNSRYGKFETYVVLAIRKGMNPYLRLGFQHAPSRDDWRRIIEEQDIPSMDACFDPIPLKVGEVWRVPGGLPHAIGEGALVLEVMEPSDWVVRCEFEREGIVVPPEGRFMRRELDFCLDVFDYTERTVEEIKQLCRLSPKLLLKTDALIVEQLIGPQHTDCFNVRRLIASKATLPAYERMALYLVSKGEGILEAGDGQLTLRPGSRFFLPVGGSPVRLQATSDCPIEFLVCLPT encoded by the coding sequence ATGAATATATGCTTGCCAGCCTTTCTTGAAATCCTTCCCAACCGTGTGCGTCGCAACTATTGCGGCGGTGCGCTACTGGAACAGTGGACTGGAGAAGGTTCCGAAGGCGATAGCCAGCGTCCCGAAGACTGGATCGCCTCCACAGTCAATGCGGTTAATCCCGGATTACCTGCTGTTAACAATGAAGGGCTTACCTATGTCCGCCTACCCAATCGCGAAATCGTTCGCCTAAGCGATCTGCTGGCGACCGCTCCACATCACTACTTGGGCGCAGAGCATGTGAATACCTACGGTCTGGAATTAGGTTTTCTGGCAAAACTATTGGATTCAGCCATGCGCCTGCATGTTCAGGCTCACCCAACCTCAGCCTTTGCACAGGAGAAGCTGAACTCCCGCTACGGAAAATTCGAAACCTATGTCGTCTTGGCCATACGAAAAGGCATGAACCCTTACCTTCGGCTGGGCTTCCAGCACGCGCCCTCTCGCGATGATTGGCGGCGCATCATAGAGGAGCAGGACATCCCTTCAATGGACGCCTGCTTTGATCCGATACCACTTAAGGTTGGAGAAGTCTGGCGTGTGCCGGGCGGACTACCACACGCCATTGGCGAAGGTGCCCTCGTATTGGAAGTGATGGAGCCCTCGGACTGGGTTGTACGCTGCGAATTTGAGCGCGAGGGAATCGTGGTACCACCGGAAGGGCGCTTCATGCGTCGTGAACTAGACTTTTGTCTGGACGTTTTCGACTACACAGAACGTACCGTAGAAGAAATTAAACAGCTTTGCCGACTGAGTCCTAAGCTTCTTCTAAAAACAGATGCACTCATCGTCGAACAGCTCATTGGACCTCAGCATACAGACTGCTTCAATGTGCGCCGTTTAATAGCGAGCAAAGCGACACTTCCGGCATATGAGCGAATGGCTCTTTACCTAGTATCCAAAGGTGAAGGCATACTAGAAGCGGGTGACGGACAACTCACTCTTCGTCCCGGCAGTCGTTTTTTCCTACCCGTTGGCGGTTCTCCGGTTCGTCTTCAAGCTACCAGTGACTGCCCCATCGAATTTCTCGTGTGCCTACCGACTTAG